The following coding sequences lie in one Aspergillus luchuensis IFO 4308 DNA, chromosome 8, nearly complete sequence genomic window:
- a CDS encoding uncharacterized protein (COG:S;~EggNog:ENOG410PGGW;~InterPro:IPR038852;~antiSMASH:Cluster_8.6): MTSSSNPSTLSHSRAIPFASRLSEQLSQRTGQTSSGTDPDHAGDRNTPTLGPPLRPSPNTRSLSDAGKPVSAMPINHDDSRPPSKDDSSLSSTPETPQRPSMQSLSLNLSARSSGPLSLSNRAPLSPKLDSSAIYGSPGSVLPRRSRGLDFSRACTNLHHSTLAEASPDSSPTVGGRGVNIPQRRGSPASVSGLQFSTSNPADKATISSSVSSVNMMESDTSSSEEDDEPMIGDRDDMMITNTPQAKRLGGGLSPFAVGNVSSPGNEWMGGYSQAAASLMSFQRARFRKGRSRHSSSSASGSSKQSPGPLSPPVMKSIEGQNGGYFGAGARRASLSMGTRDLRLSDVSDEGENRGARGQSPSTSNSEGGPLGVIRRAVTRRGSLLPKTKTFARIRAALMEESAPIDSEAKREAEVIRQVKENEPDVEAKSPLGDLSALDTSTPVAHGQTPEEIPPKAGLTTPDEPKFIDQANRNSGGVEFWNSFDERYRTPPPPQRRHGASSVSEDDLAMDITPSTTVGSTTEFAKPSERPGSRSEASQGAPAGFVGEFRRKRRRDDDFDPNLFKRRAVSPSMSAQSSPVMPNSPVVKDTSPSIWGPPRSNLGSLFPDRPVTENGPRNGNNHTGTLKRVGLHGMNETSDGFMNMSIE, translated from the exons ATGACGTCGTCTAGCAACCCTTCAACTCTATCCCATAGCCGGGCTATCCCATTCGCGAGTCGGCTCAGCGAACAACTGTCGCAGCGGACCGGGCAAACCAGTTCAGGCACCGATCCCGACCATGCCGGCGACAGAAACACACCTACACTTGGGCCTCCATTGCGTCCTTCACCGAATACTCGCTCGCTGAGCGATGCGGGAAAACCAGTTTCCGCCATGCCGATCAATCACGATGATTCCCGCCCGCCCAGCAAAGATgactcctccctctcctccacccccgaaaCGCCCCAGCGGCCGTCCATGCAGAGTCTCTCGTTGAACCTCTCTGCCAGATCCTCCGGACCTTTATCCTTATCCAATCGTGCCCCGCTTTCCCCGAAGCTTGATTCCTCGGCCATCTACGGCTCGCCGGGCTCCGTGCTGCCCCGTCGTTCCCGAGGCCTGGACTTCTCGCGAGCTTGCACCAATCTCCATCACTCGACCCTTGCAGAAGCGTCCCCGGACTCCTCCCCGACTGTTGGCGGGCGCGGTGTAAATATCCCGCAGCGGCGCGGCTCGCCAGCTTCAGTCTCTGGCCTCCAGTTCTCCACCTCGAACCCCGCCGACAAGGCCACAATCTCGAGCTCGGTATCCAGCGTCAACATGATGGAATCCGATACAAGCAGtagtgaggaggatgacgaacCCATGATTGGCGACCGCGACGATATGATGATCACCAATACACCCCAGGCGAAGCGGTTGGGAGGTGGATTGAGTCCGTTTGCTGTAGGGAACGTCTCCAGCCCGGGAAATGAGTGGATGGGCGGCTATTCGCAAGCAGCCGCGAGTCTTATGAGCTTCCAGCGGGCCCGTTTCCGTAAGGGACGAAGCAGGCACAGCTCTAGCAGTGCTAGTGGCAGTTCCAAGCAGAGTCCGGGTCCTCTCTCACCACCCGTGATGAAGAGTATCGAAGGCCAAAATGGGGGCTACTTTGGCGCAGGTGCCCGACGGGCTAGTCTCAGCATGGGTACGCGGGATTTGCGCCTTTCAGATGTCAGCGACGAGGGTGAGAACCGCGGTGCGCGTGGGCAGAGCCCAAGCACGTCGAACTCCGAGGGCGGGCCTTTGGGGGTGATTCGACGGGCCGTTACCCGTCGTGGGAGCTTACTC CCAAAAACGAAAACCTTTGCGCGTATCCGGGCGGCATTAATGGAGGAGTCTGCTCCAATTGATAGCGAGGCCAAGCGAGAAGCGGAAGTTATTCGACAAGTCAAAGAGAATGAACCTGACGTTGAAGCGAAATCGCCGCTGGGGGATTTGTCGGCTCTTGACACGTCCACTCCTGTTGCTCACGGGCAAACCCCAGAGGAAATCCCTCCAAAGGCCGGATTGACGACACCGGACGAACCAAAATTCATCGACCAGGCCAACCGAAATTCGGGAGGAGTCGAGTTCTGGAATTCGTTCGACGAGCGCTACCGCACGCCGCCCCCACCCCAACGCCGACATGGAGCTTCATCGGTTTCGGAAGATGACCTTGCTATGGACATCACACCATCTACCACTGTAGGATCGACTACAGAATTTGCTAAACCGAGCGAACGACCCGGCTCGCGCAGTGAAGCATCTCAAGGCGCCCCGGCTGGGTTTGTTGGCGAGTTCAGGAGGAAACGCCGTCGGGATGATGATTTCGATCCGAACCTCTTCAAGCGGCGAGCGGTATCGCCAAGCATGAGCGCACAGAGTAGCCCGGTCATGCCTAATTCACCGGTGGTCAAAGACACGAGTCCCAGCATCTGGGGGCCACCAAGGTCGAACCTTGGCTCGCTGTTCCCCGACCGGCCTGTCACCGAAAATGGACCTCGCAATGGTAACAACCATACCGGAACCCTGAAACGAGTAGGACTGCATGGGATGAATGAAACCAGCGATGGCTTCATGAACATGAGCATTGAGTAG